From the Methanobrevibacter sp. genome, the window ACAGCAGGGATTGAGAACCGAGTTCTCACTGAACAAAAGACAGAGAAAGAGGTCCTATCTTGTCGCACGGTTTTTTCAAGTAACATAATATATAATTTTATTATGTATTATATATAAAATTATATTATGCAAAAAAATATAAAAGTAATAATAAATTTTATTATTACCTTTTACAATTAAAAATAGTTTTTGTTAGAGTTATATCCTGGAGATATATTTTTTGAAGTTAGCTATTATTCTTCTTTGTCCATTTGATCAAGTTCTTTTTGGAGGTCTGCAATTTGCATTTCTTTGTAGAATCTTTCGAACCTTCCAGTTTCAATGAGAAAAGCTGAAACTTCAAGAGCATCTCGATAGGTATAATTAGACTCTTTGATAATTTGCTTTTTATCTTCATCCATGTAGGATGAGGTATTATTTATATTGGCCATAGCTATTACAACCTGTATATAATAATTAATATAATATTTTATTATAACTTTTATATAAAATTATCAATTGTCCTCATGAGTAAAATTTTTAATTTTTCATAGCTATTGTTACCCATAGAATAATGAATGTTAGAGTCGATGAAATTAATAGATATATTTTTTCTTTTAATTTAATGAAATGACATTAACATTAACGGACACCATATTGGAATCAAATCTGATTTTAAACTGCGATATAGATGCAAGAGTTTAAAAAAGTAATTTTTGAATAGGTAATGTTGGGTGTTAATGTTAAAAAGATATGTTATGTTTCCAGTTGGAAAAGAAATATTGTATATTTTCTGAACTTTGTTGGTTAAATAATAAAAAAAGGGATTATTAGAATTTTGAAATCTATAATCCATATTTGAATTTAATTCTGTATTCTTGATTGATGGATTCTGTTTGAATGTATTCCCCTTTAATTAGCTCTGAAATTTTAGCTAAATCATCATCTGAAATCTTTTCATCATCAGATAATGGCAGGAAGAAAGTAATCTCATCATCCACAATCAGATAGTTTAAAAGCTTTGCTTCTCTTTTTTGGTATTTGCCAATAATCTCTTCAATTTTTCCTTCAATATCTTTGTCCAAATTAACCATATTCATTCACCTTTTATTGATTTTGCAAGTTCAACCCCTTTCTGGAATGCCTCTTCATAGATATCTTCATCGGGAACAAATACTGCGTCCATTGTATCAAATATTGTAAAGCCTGCACTTTCTAAATCTCTTTGGAGTTTAGCAATTGCTCCACCGCCCCATCCTTTGGATGAGAATATTAGCGCATTTTTTTCGCTGGTTGTACCTTTGAAATTTAGGCAGTCAAGCCAGTACATTAGGTTTCCAATTCTTGGGAAAGGTTTGTTCATCATTGTTGGAGCGCCTAAGGCTATTGCTTTTGAATCAAGAATGTCAGATACCACTTCTGATTCATAATCGCTTTCCATATGATACATTACAGCTTCGATGCCTTCACTCATTATGCCCTCAGCAATTTGGAATGCCAATTTCTCTGTGGAATGGTGCATCGTATCATAGACAATTGTAATCTTATCTTCACAAACTCCACTCGCCCAGTCTGAGTATGCCTGAATGATTTTTGATGGGTCTTTCCAGATTTGACCGTGGCATGGTGCAATCATTTTGATTTGCTCAACAATTCCTGCTTCAGTTAATTCCTGAAATTTCATCCTGAGCATCGGAGCGCCTAAAACCACAAGATTAGCGAAGAATTTTTTAGCGGCTTTTAAGATAAAGTCTTCAGAGTAATCTTCAGCATATCTTTTGGATAGGCATAAGTGCTGTCCGAAAGCATCATTTGAGAATAATATTCCTTCTTCAGCATACATTACAAACATGCTGTCTGGCCAGTGAAGCATAGGGGCTGATACAATAGCTAAAGTTTTACCACCCAAATTAATTTCATCACCTGTTTTTACAGTAGTGATTTCAACATCAGAGTAAGTATGGTACTGTTTTTCTAAAAATTCAGCACCTTTCGGAGATGCATAAACTTCAGCTTCAGGATATTTGTCAATGGTCTCCTTAAGTCCTATTGAATGGTCAAGTTCAGTGTGGCATTGGATAAATACATCAATCTTGTTTTCACAACCTTCTTTAGCGAATGCATCTTCAATCCGAGCATTCAATTGATCTATCATGCCGTCTGAGAATACATTATCAATCAATGCAACTTTCTCTTCACCAAATACCAGATAACAGTTGTAAGTTGTTCCAGGAATTGCAAATCCATGGAAACTTCTTGTGTTCCAATGAAGTGCACCAACCCAGTACACACCATCGGCTATTTTTACAGATTCCGCTTTCTCATAAATCACTTTTTAGTTATTTTTTTTTAAATGAGTTTAACATATTGAACTGTTTAATGAAATAATCATTGAAATTTTTGCACAGCGCTTCATACCTGTTGTTTACGCCAATTGCAGTTTCCGGCTTTACTGAATTGTTCTCACCTTCAAATCTTGCAAATGTCCCTACCAATTCCCTTCCATCACGTATCAACATTTTCATCATCGGCAAGTCCGCTTCAACTATTTCCAGATTGGACAATTTTGCTTTTTTGAATATATCAATTATTTCTATTTTTTCATTTTCCACATAACACTCTTTATTTGCAATGATTTTAATTTTAACAGATCTGGGAATGTGATTGAATGCTTTAATCATCATTTGCGCTTCGCCTTTAAGTAAAAATCCGGCTCTCAATGTAATTAGCTTCGATGCTTTTTTAATCACTTCCATTTCTTTTTCTAAAATGTTGTCTGTAGTGTGTATAAGCCATACTGGAGCCTGAACTTCTGAAGTATTGTTTAAATATAATTCTTCAAGCTTTTTTTCAGTTGATTGTAGCTCATCAATGAGATTTTCCTTTTCCTGTTTGAATATTACCGTAGGCTCTATGACAGTGTATCTTAAAGGTCGGCTTCTTGTGATTTCTACAAATCCTTTCTTTTCAAGTTGATTTAATATATCATAAATTCTAGAACGTGGCAGGTTGGATACTTCTGCAATTTCATCTGCCGGGCCAGTGATCATTTTAGTAAGTCCTATATATGCTTGAGCCTCATATCGGTTCAATCCAAGCTTTTTTAAAGAGTTTATCATTTTCTCCATCATATTCCTCTTATCCGTATGTTAAGATTATCTTTCAAAAGAATACTATTAATAAATCTTGTTACTTTTCATACAAATCTAGTGACATTATGATTTAAAAAAAATAAGCTGAAACTAGGTTTCAGCTTCTTTTTTCTTGTCTTTTTTGACAATAACCATTCTTTCGTTTTCTTCATCAACTTCCATAACAATCGGTTCTGCTTCAAGAGCACCCGGATCTTTTTCAACACATTCATTTATTTTAGATTGAATTGCTGCGATGTCTTCAGTGTCGATTAAATCAACAATCTCCAACTGTTTCTGGAATCTTTCAACACCCTCAAGAGGCAGATTTTCAACAAATGGGATTGCCCCTGTTGCACCAATGATTTTCTTTTTTTCGGCATCTGCACCGTTTTCATATAATGCTTTGAAACTCTGACCTGTGATGTGGCCCTGCACTTCCGCGCCGGCCAAAATGAAAAATCTTATGTTCGGATTTGAGACGATGTTTGCAACTACTTTTTCTATTCCTAAGTTTTCTGTTTTGCATGGTCCTGCAATGGCCGCTCCTGAAAGTTCCGCTTCAATATGGGAAGCAAGTGTTGCAACCGCTACTGGACTTTCAGGGTCTCCGACAATGTAATCTCCAGTTATTACCGGCCAATCAGCTGCAGGCGCTTTTTTATTAACCATAATTCATTCCTCCTAATAATTATAAATAAAACTACTTAATTATTATATTTAAATATTTTGTAACTTAAATAAGATTATTTGTATAAATGAATTGTTGGAGAGACTATTTTCCCATATCTTAAACCATGAAAACAGGAATTTATCAAAACATTTTCAAAACTAAGTTTTTCTGATAAGCTAAATAAAAAAGGAGGTTAACATCAACGTTAACTGCTCCACTCTTATGTTTCCATTAACATACGGTTGATAATTCAATAGCTATTTTTTTAGATTTGATTTAATGAGGTGACATTAACATTAACGGAAGCCCTTCCACAAATCAATCTTGTTTTCCACTGTGGTCGGATAAGATTGGAGGATTTCTCCTCCGCACTCTCCCTAGAACCGTACGTGTCCCTTTCAAGACATACGGCTCAAATAGACATTTATCTGAAATAATTCTTGGTTGAAAGTCGACGTTTATAAAAATACTCAGATTTACTTTTATCTAAAGGAGAATAATTGTATTTAACCATATTATGTCTTTCAATTTTAGTGTGAGACATTATATGTAATTGTTTTCCAGTCTTTGGGTCGGTTAAAATCCATCTACTCTGATGTTTATCTCCTTTCTTCGGTCTAGGGAAATATTTATTTGCTATCCACCTATGACCTTTATTACGATGTAGTCTTCTCAGAAATTTCCAAGTTTTAATCCAAATATAATAGTCAATACTCGAAAATGCTTTAGAGGAAGACATAGGCTTCCAAAATTCAACAATCCCGTCAATTACCGGATTGAGTCTGTCTATTAATTCTTCTACGTTATGACCTTTCATTTCATTGAAAACTTCCTTAATATTGGCTCTTGCTTTCTTCATGGAATCTTTAGAGGGTTTAATAATACATTTATCGTATTGTCTAACTGTAAAGCCTAGGAAATCAAATCCGTCGTAGGTGGTTGTAAAACCACTTTTATCTTCTGCGAGGATTAAACCTCTATCATCCAAGTATGGTTGAAGAATATCGGGAATAGCCTTTATATCTTCTTCATTTTTAGCAAAAATCAGAAAATCATCGGCGTATCTTACAATACGATAGTCTCCTTGAGTAAGTACTACTGGATAATTATCTTTACGTTGATATTCATGATAACTAATGTTTAAACATTCTTCAAGTCCATGTAAAGCAATATTAGCCAATAACGGAGATAATAAGCCACCTTGAGGTGTGCCTTGAGTTGTAGGGAAAAATTCACCATTATCTACATATCCTGCTTTAAGAAATTTCTCAACAACATTAACATACGGAAATCCTTCCAACTGTTTGAGAATAAAATCATGACTCAATGTGTCAAAACAAGCCTTAAAATCACCTTCAAACACATGAACAAACTTACGATGGCTAATACTGAAATGAATCCTTTCTATAGCATCATGGACTCTTCTGCCGGGTCTGAACCCATAACTGGTGGGTTCAAAACGACATTCCCACTGCGGTTCCAAAGCAATACGTATTAATTCTTGATAAACACGGTCAATAATAGTTGGAATACCAAGAGAACGCATTTTACCATTTTTCT encodes:
- a CDS encoding TrmB family transcriptional regulator, whose protein sequence is MEKMINSLKKLGLNRYEAQAYIGLTKMITGPADEIAEVSNLPRSRIYDILNQLEKKGFVEITRSRPLRYTVIEPTVIFKQEKENLIDELQSTEKKLEELYLNNTSEVQAPVWLIHTTDNILEKEMEVIKKASKLITLRAGFLLKGEAQMMIKAFNHIPRSVKIKIIANKECYVENEKIEIIDIFKKAKLSNLEIVEADLPMMKMLIRDGRELVGTFARFEGENNSVKPETAIGVNNRYEALCKNFNDYFIKQFNMLNSFKKK
- the ltrA gene encoding group II intron reverse transcriptase/maturase, whose product is MSYAQNSNVCESTTSYATIWSETDWNKVNKYVDKQRFRIFRAEKDGDSRKVRNLQRILVRSPSALKLAIKRVTQINKGRRTPGIDGQVILSNAQRGKLYVKLKNWNINKHNPKPTYRTYIPKKNGKMRSLGIPTIIDRVYQELIRIALEPQWECRFEPTSYGFRPGRRVHDAIERIHFSISHRKFVHVFEGDFKACFDTLSHDFILKQLEGFPYVNVVEKFLKAGYVDNGEFFPTTQGTPQGGLLSPLLANIALHGLEECLNISYHEYQRKDNYPVVLTQGDYRIVRYADDFLIFAKNEEDIKAIPDILQPYLDDRGLILAEDKSGFTTTYDGFDFLGFTVRQYDKCIIKPSKDSMKKARANIKEVFNEMKGHNVEELIDRLNPVIDGIVEFWKPMSSSKAFSSIDYYIWIKTWKFLRRLHRNKGHRWIANKYFPRPKKGDKHQSRWILTDPKTGKQLHIMSHTKIERHNMVKYNYSPLDKSKSEYFYKRRLSTKNYFR
- a CDS encoding FprA family A-type flavoprotein; protein product: MIYEKAESVKIADGVYWVGALHWNTRSFHGFAIPGTTYNCYLVFGEEKVALIDNVFSDGMIDQLNARIEDAFAKEGCENKIDVFIQCHTELDHSIGLKETIDKYPEAEVYASPKGAEFLEKQYHTYSDVEITTVKTGDEINLGGKTLAIVSAPMLHWPDSMFVMYAEEGILFSNDAFGQHLCLSKRYAEDYSEDFILKAAKKFFANLVVLGAPMLRMKFQELTEAGIVEQIKMIAPCHGQIWKDPSKIIQAYSDWASGVCEDKITIVYDTMHHSTEKLAFQIAEGIMSEGIEAVMYHMESDYESEVVSDILDSKAIALGAPTMMNKPFPRIGNLMYWLDCLNFKGTTSEKNALIFSSKGWGGGAIAKLQRDLESAGFTIFDTMDAVFVPDEDIYEEAFQKGVELAKSIKGE